One window from the genome of Aestuariirhabdus litorea encodes:
- a CDS encoding MFS transporter — MDSAELKATASLASVFAFRMLGLFMVLPVLAVYGGELEGATPALIGIAIGGYGLTQALLQIPFGMMSDRIGRKPVIVAGLLLFAAGSLLAAGADSIYGVIVGRCLQGAGAIASTILALLSDLTREQSRTRAMAVVGMSIGLSFCVAMVVGPLVTAWFGLTGLFMVTAALSMVALVIIVWGVPTPRILRSHSDTLAVSSQIRATLSNTQLLRLDFGIFMLHGVLMALFVAVPLALQGEAGLPREQHWWVYLLCLFAAFVAMVPFIIIGEKKRQLKNVFVGAVALLTLSELSLLWSHTSLWPMVGSLFLFFMAFNLLEATLPSLISKLAPAGNKGTAMGVYSTSQFLGAALGGVSGGAVYQLHGFEGVFLLAALGSAIWLLFSATMEQPPYLSSMVVGLDGMDEDPARVGEALARVPGVVEVVVISKERAAYLKVKSEQLDTDALAALGVYLD; from the coding sequence ATGGACAGTGCGGAACTCAAGGCGACGGCCTCGCTGGCGTCTGTCTTCGCATTTCGGATGCTGGGGCTGTTTATGGTGTTGCCCGTGCTGGCCGTCTATGGCGGAGAGCTTGAGGGGGCGACGCCGGCGCTGATCGGTATTGCGATTGGGGGCTATGGCCTGACCCAGGCGCTGCTGCAGATCCCCTTCGGCATGATGTCGGATCGCATCGGGCGCAAGCCGGTGATCGTCGCTGGGCTGCTGCTGTTTGCTGCAGGCAGTCTGTTGGCCGCCGGAGCGGATAGCATCTATGGGGTGATTGTCGGGCGTTGCCTGCAGGGTGCCGGTGCGATCGCCAGTACCATTTTGGCTCTGCTCTCCGACCTGACCCGGGAGCAAAGTCGCACCAGGGCGATGGCGGTGGTGGGAATGAGTATTGGGCTCTCCTTCTGCGTGGCGATGGTGGTGGGTCCGCTGGTGACGGCCTGGTTTGGGTTGACGGGCCTGTTTATGGTGACGGCGGCGCTGTCGATGGTGGCGTTGGTGATCATTGTGTGGGGGGTTCCCACTCCGCGTATTTTACGCTCTCACAGTGATACCCTGGCGGTCAGTAGCCAGATTCGGGCAACCCTCTCCAATACGCAGCTGCTGCGGCTGGATTTCGGGATTTTTATGCTCCATGGGGTGCTCATGGCGTTGTTTGTCGCCGTGCCCCTGGCCCTGCAAGGTGAAGCGGGGCTGCCCCGGGAGCAGCACTGGTGGGTGTACCTGCTGTGCCTGTTTGCGGCGTTTGTGGCGATGGTGCCATTTATCATCATCGGTGAGAAAAAACGCCAACTGAAAAACGTCTTTGTCGGCGCCGTGGCGCTGTTAACGCTGAGTGAATTGAGCCTGCTGTGGAGTCATACTTCGCTGTGGCCCATGGTCGGCAGCCTGTTTCTTTTTTTTATGGCCTTCAACCTGCTGGAGGCGACCCTGCCATCGTTAATCAGCAAGCTGGCCCCTGCGGGTAATAAGGGTACGGCGATGGGGGTTTACTCCACCAGTCAGTTTCTGGGGGCGGCGCTGGGGGGGGTCTCCGGTGGCGCGGTTTACCAGCTGCATGGGTTTGAGGGTGTATTTCTATTGGCGGCGCTGGGGTCGGCGATTTGGCTGCTGTTCAGTGCTACCATGGAGCAGCCCCCCTATCTGAGCTCCATGGTGGTAGGATTGGATGGGATGGATGAAGACCCCGCCAGGGTGGGGGAGGCCTTGGCCAGGGTGCCGGGTGTGGTCGAGGTGGTGGTGATCAGTAAAGAGCGGGCGGCCTACCTCAAGGTGAAGAGTGAACAGCTGGATACCGATGCGCTGGCGGCGCTTGGTGTGTATCTGGATTAA